From the genome of Parasteatoda tepidariorum isolate YZ-2023 chromosome X1, CAS_Ptep_4.0, whole genome shotgun sequence, one region includes:
- the LOC107455312 gene encoding U21-ctenitoxin-Pn1a isoform X3 gives MSPMKNAVIELYLVSLRELDEFGFEHVCGAAILNENWIVTAAHCLDYPIARRYEVLVGLHKLSRERDSTVKKYKISKLVIHDKYDDDTFNNDIALLKTKEPIDISGSKGYINTICLPKNKDDPTGYATVIGWGHTRENGKNSDTLKKVLVPLIDRDLCKSAYDDDPYDNIDEVTETMICAGITGKDSCQNDSGGPLIQTDKNGVSTLIGVVSHGAGCGLKFYPGVYTKISMYQNWMSKVMY, from the exons GATGAATTTGGATTTGAACATGTTTGTGGGGCTGCAATACTGAATGAAAACTGGATCGTAACAGCGGCTCATTGTTTAGACTA tcCTATTGCAAGGAGGTACGAAGTTTTAGTCGGACTTCATAAATTATCTAGAGAAAGAGATTCCACagtcaaaaaatacaaa atTTCCAAACTTGTAATTCATGATAAATATGATGATGATACTTTTAACAATGATATAGCCTTACTGAAAACGAAAGAACCAATTGATATTTCAGGATCTAAAGgatatataaatactatttgCCTGCCGAAAAACAAAGATGATCCAACAGGTTATGCAACAGTGATTGGATGGGGACATACTAGAGAAA ATGGCAAAAATTCAGACACGTTGAAGAAAGTATTAGTTCCTCTAATTGACCGTGACTTGTGTAAGAGTGCCTATGATGATGATCCTTATGATAATATAGATGAAGTGACGGAAACAATGATTTGCGCGGGTATAACAGGAAAAGATTCTTGTCAg aatgattCTGGTGGACCACTGATTCAAACAGATAAAAATGGAGTATCAACTCTTATTGGTGTAGTGTCTCATGGTGCAGGATGTGGCTTGAAATTTTATCCTGGAgtatatacaaaaatatctaTGTATCAAAATTGGATGAGTAAAGTAATGTATTAG